A segment of the Prochlorococcus sp. RS04 genome:
AGAGAGTTGGCGAAACAGCAACATCTTTGGCAAGTTGAGCAATAGTCTGATAATTTTATTAAATAAAACAAATATATTAAAATAAATTTTGTCTGAAATAAAAGAAGCGCGCTTACAAAAAGCTAGTTCACTCATTAATAAAGGATTTGCTTCTTACGCACAGAGCTTTAAGGTATCACATACTACCAGTTTTCTTATTCAAAAATTTGATTATCTAGAAAATGGTCAAGAGGAAGACTTCAGTGTTTCTATTGCTGGTAGAGTTCTGGCAAAAAGGGTAATGGGCAAAATTGCCTTTTTCACAATAAGCGATCAAGAAGGTCAGATTCAGCTTTATCTAGATAAAAGGATTATTAATTTCAATTTAGAAAAACAAAAATTACTTTCTTTTGAAGATCTCAAGGAAATAGTAGATATTGGTGATTGGATAGGCGTCTATGGAACTATTAAAAAAACTAATAAAGGTGAGCTTTCAATTAAAGTAGAAAAATGGGAAATGTTATCCAAATCATTACAACCTCTCCCAGATAAATGGCATGGATTGACTGATATTGAAAAAAGATATAGACAACGTTATTTAGATTTAATTGTAAATCCTCACTCCAAAAATGTATTTAAAACCAGAGCAAAATGCATAAGTTTTATAAGAAAATGGTTAGATAATAGAAATTTTTTAGAGATAGAGACTCCAATTCTGCAATCTGAAGCTGGTGGTGCTGAAGCAAGACCATTTATAACTCATCACAATACATTAGATATTCCTTTGTATTTAAGAATAGCTACAGAATTACATTTAAAGAGAATGGTTGTTGGAGGTTTTGAGAAAGTATATGAATTAGGAAGAATATTCCGTAATGAGGGGATAAGTACAAGGCATAATCCAGAATTCACCTCAGTTGAAATTTATGAAGCTTATTCTGATTATGTGGATATGATGAATTTAACTGAAGAATTGATTAAAGATATCGTAGCTGATGCATGTGGTTCTTTAATTATAAATTATCAAAATAAAGAAATTGATTTTTCTAAGCCTTGGTTAAGAATATCCATGAAAGCTATTGTCAAAAAATATACAGGGATTGATTTTGATTCTTTCAGTGGAGACTTTCTAGCAGCAAAACAAGCCGTTAAAAATATCAATGTTGATTTTTCTAATAAAGTAAATACTATCGGAAGACTTTTAAATGAGGTCTTCGAGCAAAAAGTAGAATCAAAACTTATAGAACCCACTTTTATTATTGATTATCCTGTTGAAATTTCTCCTTTAGCTAGGCCTCATCATGATAATAAAGAAATAGTTCAGAGATTTGAATTATTCATTGTTGGACGAGAACTGGCAAATGCGTTTAGTGAGTTGATAGATCCAGTAGATCAAAGAGAAAGAATGCAATTACAGCAATCTCTTAGAGATGAAGGAGATCTTGAGGCTCACTGTATAGATGAAGATTTTTTGAATGCTTTAGAGATTGGCATGCCGCCTACGG
Coding sequences within it:
- the lysS gene encoding lysine--tRNA ligase, with translation MSEIKEARLQKASSLINKGFASYAQSFKVSHTTSFLIQKFDYLENGQEEDFSVSIAGRVLAKRVMGKIAFFTISDQEGQIQLYLDKRIINFNLEKQKLLSFEDLKEIVDIGDWIGVYGTIKKTNKGELSIKVEKWEMLSKSLQPLPDKWHGLTDIEKRYRQRYLDLIVNPHSKNVFKTRAKCISFIRKWLDNRNFLEIETPILQSEAGGAEARPFITHHNTLDIPLYLRIATELHLKRMVVGGFEKVYELGRIFRNEGISTRHNPEFTSVEIYEAYSDYVDMMNLTEELIKDIVADACGSLIINYQNKEIDFSKPWLRISMKAIVKKYTGIDFDSFSGDFLAAKQAVKNINVDFSNKVNTIGRLLNEVFEQKVESKLIEPTFIIDYPVEISPLARPHHDNKEIVQRFELFIVGRELANAFSELIDPVDQRERMQLQQSLRDEGDLEAHCIDEDFLNALEIGMPPTGGLGIGIDRLIMLITNSASIRDVIPFPLLKPEITSKKSEKLPSNEVK